From the genome of Caminibacter pacificus, one region includes:
- the dnaN gene encoding DNA polymerase III subunit beta: MHIKIDKPVIESIINQALPFTEKKDNTQITSHILLKANDKLTIKATDKEIGIEIKTDANILNPGTVTINGKRFADIIKTLQNKEIEIKNEGDSIIITQDTSIYKLSSFNAQEFPEFPNPDDLIKLEIKPEEFTDAIKKIFPVIDTNNPKYELNGALFDISENTNFVSTDTRRLAVFYSEAKSKEAQIIVPKRAISEIKRIYKEDMEILFDEVYLILKDENTLFFTKLINGKFPAYKKIIPQSFKHELKVNKSDFLSHLKQVSIISNEVKITIKKDAIEFESISDEMMQAKTSMNFSSDIEEFTFAVNSRYVFDFLNVINSENFDLCLNEPNIPFVLRDGNFITIVMPLNI; this comes from the coding sequence AATCAACCAAGCTTTGCCTTTTACGGAAAAAAAAGACAACACACAAATCACCTCTCACATTTTACTAAAAGCGAACGACAAACTGACAATAAAAGCTACGGATAAAGAAATTGGTATCGAAATAAAAACTGATGCGAATATTCTAAATCCGGGAACGGTAACTATAAACGGAAAAAGATTTGCGGATATTATTAAAACCCTTCAAAACAAAGAAATCGAAATAAAAAACGAAGGTGATTCGATAATTATCACACAAGATACTTCAATTTATAAACTTTCATCTTTTAACGCTCAAGAATTCCCTGAATTTCCAAATCCTGACGATTTGATAAAACTTGAAATAAAACCTGAAGAATTTACGGACGCTATCAAAAAAATATTCCCCGTAATAGATACGAATAACCCGAAATACGAACTAAACGGAGCACTTTTCGATATAAGTGAAAATACGAATTTCGTATCTACGGACACAAGAAGACTTGCGGTATTTTATTCCGAAGCAAAATCAAAAGAAGCTCAAATAATAGTACCGAAAAGAGCGATTAGTGAAATCAAAAGAATCTATAAAGAAGATATGGAAATACTTTTTGATGAAGTTTATTTGATTTTAAAAGACGAAAATACGTTATTTTTCACAAAACTCATTAACGGAAAATTCCCTGCTTATAAAAAAATCATACCTCAAAGTTTTAAACACGAACTAAAAGTAAATAAAAGCGACTTTTTATCACATCTAAAACAAGTAAGTATTATTTCAAACGAAGTGAAAATCACTATTAAAAAAGACGCAATCGAATTTGAGAGTATAAGCGATGAAATGATGCAAGCAAAAACGTCTATGAACTTCTCAAGCGATATAGAAGAATTCACATTTGCCGTAAACAGCAGATACGTTTTTGATTTTCTAAACGTAATAAACAGTGAAAACTTCGATTTGTGTCTAAACGAACCGAATATTCCTTTCGTGTTGAGAGACGGAAATTTCATTACGATCGTGATGCCTCTTAACATTTGA